Within the Serratia sp. UGAL515B_01 genome, the region ATACCCTACGTTCCAGCGGGATACAGACCGGTGGGCCAAACACGCTTAACCAACGCGACCGTCAGCAGTTCGCCAATGAATTAGATAAATGGTTGCAACAGGCGAAACAAGCCACTTAATGGCCCATCGTATCATTGCGATACTTGCGTTGATTTCAAGTAGGATTAGGGGTATAAAGTTAGCCATTTAGACGTCTACATAGATAGAATGTTATGCAATCGGCTGCTCCCTCTGAAGGTCAATTCAAACGCACCATGAAAGCACGGCACTTGGTAATGCTGTCGTTAGGCGGCGTGATCGGCACCGGGCTATTTTTCAACACTGGCTATATTATTTCCACCACCGGAGCGCTGGGCACCCTGTTAGCCTATTTAATCGGCGCGTTGGTGGTGTATCTGGTGATGTTATGTCTGGGTGAGCTTGCTGTCGCTATGCCAGAAACCGGGGCTTTTCACGTCTATGCAGCGCGTTATCTTGGCCCTGCAACCGGCTATACTGTGGCCTGGCTGTATTGGCTGACCTGGACCGTTGCGCTAGGCTCCAGCCTAACCGCTGCCGGTTTCTGCATGCAATACTGGTTTCCACAATCCCCAGTATGGCTGTGGTGCCTGATTTTCTGCCTGACCATTTTCCTGCTGAATGTCGTGACCAGCCGATTCTTTGCCGAAAGCGAATTCTGGTTTTCCCTGATCAAGGTCATCACTATCCTGGCATTTATTGTCTTGGGGGGATGTGCCATATTTGGCCTGATACCGATGAAGGACGGCACACCCGCCCCTTTCCTGCATAATCTTATGGCATCGGGCTGGTTGCCAAATGGCACACTGCCAATCCTGATGACCATGGTAGCCGTCAATTTTGCCTTTTCTGGAACCGAACTGATCGGCATTGCAGCAGGCGAAACCAAAAATCCTGAGAAGGTCGTGCCTTTAGCCATCCGTACCACAGTGGTCCGCCTGATGCTGTTCTTCATTGGCACGGTCTTTGTGCTTGCTGCTCTCATCCCAATGGAACAGGCCGGGGTGGTCAAAAGTCCTTTTGTGTTGGTATTTGAACGTATCGGGGTTCCTTACGCCGCCGATATTTTCAATTTCGTGATCCTAACGGCTATTCTCTCAGCTGCTAACTCAGGACTTTACGCTTCGGGACGCATGCTATGGTCACTGGCAAATCAAGGCACGCTACCGATTTATTTTTCCCGCATAAACGCACGCGGTATCCCAATTAATGCACTGACGTTCAGTATGCTCGGTGGCGTGTTGGCTCTGCTGACCAGCGTGATTGCTCCCGACACGGTATTTGTGGCACTGTCCGCTATTTCCGGCTTTGCGGTTGTTGCCGTCTGGCTAAGTATCTGTGCTGCGCATTACGCCTTCCGCCGCCGATATCTATGCAGCGGTCAACCCATCACAGGGCTGAAATACCGTGCTCCAGGTTACCCGTTGACGCCAATCGTCGGTTTTGTCCTGTGTTTACTGGCCTGTATTGGCCTGGCGTTCGATCCTGAACAACGCATTGCGTTGTACTGTGGCCTGCCATTTATTGCGATTTGTTATCTAGCCTATTACTTAACCCGCAGCGTCGGGGAGAGAAAACCACTGAATACTGGAGAAAAGCATGTCGGTTAATAATCCCCTAATCCCACTACTGGCTGATAATCGCACCTTGATCTTAGACGGCGCATTAGCTACCGAACTGGAAGCTCGCGGTTGCGATCTCACCGACCCGCTATGGTCGGCAAAAGTACTGATTGAAAACCCACAGTTAATTTATCAGGTACATCTGGATTACTTCTCAGCTGGTGCCCAATGCGCCATTACCGCCAGCTATCAAGCAACGCCACAAGGTTTTCTAGCCCGTGGCCTGGATGAGCAACAATCATTAACCCTGATCGCCAAGAGTGTACAACTGGCGCAACAGGCACGTAGCGATTATCTGGCTCTACACCCGCAAACATCACCTTTGTTAGTCGCAGGTTCTGTTGGGCCTTATGGGGCCTATCTGGCTGACGGCTCCGAGTATCGCGGTGATTATCACTTGCCACAAGAAGAGATGATGGCTTTCCATCGCCCACGAATTAATGCGCTAGCCAAGGCCGGGGTTGACCTGTTGGCATGCGAAACGCTGCCTTCTTTTGCGGAGTTGCTTGCTCTGCTGGCGCTATTAAAAGAATTTCCGACGTTGGGTGCCTGGTTCTCTTTCACGCTGCGAGATAGTCAACATCTGAGTGACGGTACACCACTGAAAAACGTGGTGACCGTGTTGGAAGCCAACCCGCAAGCATTAGCCATCGGGATCAACTGCATTGCCTTGGAAAACGTAGCCTCTGCCTTGCAGCACTTCGCTACGCTGAGTAAGAAACCGTTACTGGTTTACCCTAATTCTGGTGAGCAGTACGATCCGGTGAGTAAAACCTGGCATCAATGTGACAATCAACAGGGCCATCTGGTTGGTCAGATTGCAGGGTGGCAAAGTACAGGTGCCCGATTAATCGGTGGTTGCTGCCGCACCACACCGGCTGACATTCGAGCCATTGTCGAACATTGCAAGGCATAAAATATCCCAACCGTTTGTAGCGTCAGAATCAAAAGTAAGCAAAAAAAGCCCCCTTCGGACACGGTTGCTGGGGGCTTTTTCATACCGTTATTTAGAGTGGCTGAGTCTGTGCTTCTACCACCGCCAGAGCCACCATATTGACAATGCGACGCACCGAAGCGATCGGCGTCAGAATGTGTACTGGTTTGGCTACCCCCATCAATACCGGTCCGACTGTTACCCCTTCAGAACATGAGACGCGCAGCAGGTTGTAACTGATACGTGCTGCTTCCACGTTCGGCATGATCAGCACGTTGGCAGCCCCTTTCAGCGGACTGTCCGGCATCAGATCATGACGGATGCTTTCCACTAGCGCAGCGTCGCCGTGCATTTCACCGTCGATCTCCAGATTCGGAGCCATCTGATTTACCAGCTCCAGCGTTCTGCGCATCTTGTTCGCCGACGCACCGTTGGATGATCCAAAGCTTGAGTGCGACAACAGCGCTACTTTAGGTTCAATACCAAAGCGGCGTACCGTTTCCGCCGCCATGAGCGTAATTTCTGCCAGTTGCTCCGGAGTCGGGTCGTCATTAACGTAAGTATCCGCAATAAATGTATTGCCGCTAGGCAGCAATAAAGCATTCATTGCGCCAGCAACGTTCGATCCTTCGCGGAAACCAAACACTTTTTCGACCACCTCATAATGTTCATGGTAGCTACCGATAGTGCCACAGATCATGGCGTCGGCTTCCCCACGGTGCAACATGATGGCAGCGACTAGCGTTGGGTTGCCGATCACCGCACGGCGGGCCTGTTCCTGTGAAACGCCACGACGCTTCATAATCTGGTAATACTCACCCCAGTATTCCTTGAAACGCGGATCAGATTGGTTATTCACCACTTCAAAATCTTTGCCCGGTGTCAATTGCAGGCCTAGTTTCTTCAAACGCATTTCGATCACGTTCGGACGCCCAACCAAAATCGGGTAAGCCAACCCTTGTGATACCATTTCCTGCGTGGCATGCAGTACACGCTCTTCTTCACCCTCAGCCATCACTACGCGCTTCATCTCTTTCTTGGCCTGCGAGAAGATCGGTTTCATGAACAGGTTGGTTGTGTAGACGAACTCTGTCAGTTTCTCAACGTAAGCATCGAGGTCTTCGATTGGACGCAGCGCTACGCCGGAATCCATAGCGGCCTTGGCCACCGCAGGCGCAATTTTAACAATCAGACGTGGATCGAAGGGTTTAGGAATGATGTATTCTGGGCCAAAGGAGAGATCCTGATCGCCATATGCCGAAGCAACTACATCACTCTGCTCTGCCAACGCCAGATCGGCAATCGCATGTACGCAAGCCAGCTTCATTTCTTCGTTAATGGTCGTTGCCCCAACATCCAGTGCACCACGGAAAATGAATGGGAAGCAGAGAACGTTGTTCACCTGGTTTGGGAAATCGGAACGCCCGGTACAAATGATCGCATCCGGGCGTACTGCTTTGGCCAACGGTGGCAGGATTTCTGGTTCTGGATTGGCAAGCGCCATGATCAACGGATCTCGCGCCATGGTTTTCACCATATCCTGCGTCAATACGCCTGGGCCTGAGCATCCCAGGAAAATATCGGCATTTGGGATAGCATCCCCTAACGTACGCTGGCCATTATCCGCGATAGCATACGCCGCTTTGGTTTCCTCCATTTGGGCGTCACGACCTTTGTAGATAACGCCCTTGGAATCACAAACGGTAATGTTATGCTTGCCCAAGCCCAGTGCGACCAACAGGTTAAGGCAGGCAATAGAAGCAGCACCCGCCCCAGAAACCACCAGACGAACGTCAGAGATATTCTTTTTCACCACTCGCAGGCCGTTCAGCACCGCGGCGGTCGTAATAATGGCTGTCCCGTGCTGATCGTCATGGAATACCGGAATATTCATACGTTCGCGCAATTTTTTCTCAATATAGAAACACTCTGGCGCCTTGATATCTTCGAGGTTGATACCGCCGAAAGTCGGTTCCAGCGCCGCAATCACGTCAATCAGTTTGTCAGGATCATGCTCATCAACTTCGATATCGAACACGTCAATACCGGAAAACTTCTTAAACAGAACACCTTTGCCTTCCATCACCGGTTTACCGGCTAGTGCCCCTATATTACCCAGCCCCAACACGGCCGTACCGTTGGAGATCACCGCAACCAAGTTACCTTTTGCCGTATATTTATAGGCAGCCAGAGGGTCGGCAGCAATTTCCAGACAGGGCGCTGCCACACCCGGCGAATAGGCCAAAGCCAGATCGCGCTGGGTTGCCAACGGTTTGGTTGGTGACACTTGTATCTTCCCTGGGACAGGAAACTGATGGAAATCAAGAGCACTCTGTTTGAGCTGTTCGTCCATTATGGATTCCTTTGCTTTTCTGCTTTTATGTTGAGGTAAGGCTATACCCTAGATAATTCGAAATATGGCGGTAAATAACGCCAAACTAGTATAGTGGGGGAATAATCACAAACTTTGAAGCGCGCCATAACCTTGAGCGAAATTTGCAGATGCCCCCTTAAACAAAGCTGGACAGAACAAAAAATCGTCAGCTGTCAGTTGCTGTACCACATTTCTTTGCTGCAAAAACCGATATTTCAGACAAAAACCAGCGTGTCACCCAAACCGCGTTAAATCTGTTCCTGACCGATTTTTCGCTCAGTTGCCCTCTAGCTGCAGTTTGAATACACTTCCGAATAGTGTTTATTGATGTTACCAATTGTAATAATCAAGAAAGGATCATTTCATTTATTGAACATTTGGTGCAGTGTAATCCCTATGATGAAAATTGTTCTCATTTACTTGTAATGACGTTGGGCAAGGAGCTTACAAATGAACCAATTAGACGCACTCAAACAGCTAACCGTCGTGGTAGCAGACAGCGGTGATATTGAGTCAATACGCCAGTTCGAACCGCAAGACGCCACGACCAATCCGTCCTTGATCCTAAAAGCAGCCGCGCTGCCTCAATACAGACCTCTAATTGCTGAAGCACTGAACTACGCACGCCAGCAGGGCGGTAGCAAAGAAACTCAACTGATTAACGCCTGTGACAAATTGGCAGTGAATATCGGTGTAGAAATCCTGAAAAGCGTTCCAGGGCGTATTTCCACTGAAGTGGATGCCCGTATGTCCTTCGATCGCGGTATGTGTGTAGCAAAAGCGCGTAAGCTGATCGGGATGTATAAAGCACAAGGGATCGATAAATCCCGTATTTTGATCAAACTGGCAGCAACCTGGGAAGGCATCAAGGCCGCTGAAGAATTGGAAAGAGAAGGTATTAATACCAATCTGACGCTGCTGTTCTCTTTTGCTCAGGCTCGAGCCTGTGCCGAAGCGAGTGTCTTCCTGATCTCTCCATTCGTTGGCCGGATCTATGATTGGTATCAGGCAAAGCAACCGATGACTGACTACGATGCAGAGCAGGACCCAGGTGTGAAATCTGTTCGCGCCATTTATGAATACTACAAACAGCATCGTTACCAAACCGTGATCATGGGTGCCAGCTTCCGTAAAGTAGAGCAGATCCTGGCGCTAGCAGGTTGTGACCGTTTGACGATCGCTCCGAATCTACTGGAACAACTCAAACAAAATCAACAACCGGTTGAGCGTAAACTCACACCGTCAACCGAAGCGTTTTACCAACCGGCACCGCTGGCTGAAGCAGAGTTCCGCTGGCTGCATAATCAGGATGCTATGGCAGTAGAAAAGCTGGCCGAAGGTATCCGTCTGTTTGCCGTCGACCAGCAAAAACTGGAAGACATGCTGGCAGCTGAGCTGTAATTCCGGACGGTTTCCCGCTCCCCTACGTTGAGTTTACGGCCCTCTGACGAGGGCTTTTTGCTAAAGACAATCGGCAAATGTCTGTTAGGGTGTAACAACGGAGTTCGCTGATGCCGAAAGAGAAAACCTATTCCATCACCCGATGGATCTGCAAATACTGCAACAGCATAATAGTTTTACCGTCCTTGATTCGGCCATCAGCAACCATCGCTACCGCTTCGCTGAATGGCAATTCTACGACCTCAATATCTTCATCTTCAATGCCGCCTCCCGGCGTTTGGCGTTCATTACTCTGATATTCAGCAATAAAGAAATGTATCAACTCCGTAACCCCGCCCGGCGACATATAGGCTTCAAAAACTTTCTTCACCTGTGATACCTGGAAACCGGTTTCCTCTACCGCCTCACGGCGGACACACTGCTCCGGTGAATCATTATCCAGCAACCCTGCACAGGCTTCCAACAGCATGCCATTGGCGTTGCCATTCAAATAGGTTGGCATGCGGAATTGATGGGTTAACACCACCGTTCCCATAGCACGGTTATACAGCAGGATCGTTGCTCCATTGCCCCGGTCATAAACCTCACGCTCCTGTTCAACCCATCCACCGTCCTTGCGTTTTAAATCAAAGGTGTATTTGTTCAGTACATACCAATTGTTCGATAACAGCTGTTTTCTGATATTTGTAATTTTTGATGGCATAAAATTTATCTTCCGTTGCTTGAGGGCGATCAACCGAATGCTGATAGCAAAACGCAGCACAGAGTGATTTGCAACAAAAACCCCCGCAGGCTCTTCAGCACTGCGGGGGTTTTATGAGTCAGGCATCAGAAGCCGGTAGGAACATTGCGCATATCTGGCAACTTGTGCGCTATACCTTTATGGCAGTCAATGCAGGTTTTACCTTCATCGATCGCTTTGTTGTGCATTTTAGCCGCCACCGTTTTCTGCGCGGTAAAGTCCATATACTCAAAGTTATGGCAGTTACGGCATTCCTGCGAGTTATTGGCTTTCATGCGGGCCCATTCATTGTTGGCCATAGTTAAACGGTGTTCCTCGAATTTCTGCGGCGTATCAATCAGGCCAAACACCTTGGCATACAGTTCTTTACTGGCCTTCATCTTACGTAACATCTTCGGCCCCCACTCATGGGGTACGTGGCAATCCGGGCAGGTTGCACGCACACCACTGCGGTTACTGTAATGCACCGTGTGCATATACTCTTGATAGACGTTTTCACGCATTTCGTGGCAACTGATACAGAATTTTTCAGTGTTAGCCATTTCCATTCCAGTATTAAAACCGCCCCAAAAGACGATCCCCGCAACAAACCCTATCAACAACAACGTCCCCAGAGCCAGCCTGCTTGGCTTACGCCACCAACGCCATAAACGGCGGATCGGCCCGACCTTTTTCTCTGATGTTTCATTATTACGTTCGGCCATAGCTCCCCCGCTTAGTGACCAAAGCCAGGCATCGGCTTGAAATTGTTACCGACGATGGGTGCAGCATCGGTTTGTGGTACGTGGCATTGCAGACAGAAATAACGACGTGGAGACACCTCTCCCAACACCTTGCCATCGCTGTCCATAAAGTGTGTTGGGCTGACCCGTGGTGCGCCCGTGGTGCGATAGTGTTCAACACCATGACACTGTAAACAGCGGTTGGTGTTTCTACTGATCTGATAGCCGTCAATACTGTGCGGGATCAACGGTGGCTGATTCACGTAGTTCAGCGCCATTTTCTCTTGCTGTTTCGGCATGTTAACTTTCCCTTCTGCGGTACCGGAAACCTCAGGCGATTTCTGGAGGTCCACATCACTGGCAGCAAAAGCGATGCTGGCAACCACCAGTGTTAACAGCGCCCCCCATAGGGAAAGGTGCTTTTTCAGGACAGGGCTTTTCATTTTTTGGCTCCCGAATAATAAAATTTGGTCTTGATTTCGCATACGTGTGTTCAGCACAACCGCGGACACAACGTCTGCAGGCAACGCAAGCACCTCTGCCAAACACTCAATACAAGGTGCTGATGTGGCAAAATGGCCACATCAGCGATGCACACAACCAGCAGACTTTGCAGCAATATCCGCGACTGGCCGTATCCCTCAATGACTGCAACGGCTTCTCACCGCGCTGATGCCTTATCTCGTTGCTGGCACCTTCTAAGACTTAAACCTTCTCCAGTTTTACGGCACACTTCTTGAAGTCAGTTTCTTTAGACAGAGGATCGGTTGCGTCCAACGTCAGATTGTTAACCAACTGCGCCGCATCAAAGAATGGCATAAACACCAATCCTTGCGGTGGGCGGTTCCGGCCACGAGTTTCGACAATACTCACCATTTCACCACGGCGTGAGACGACTTTAACTTTGTCACCGCGGCGCAGGTTGCGACTCTTGGCATCCAGCGGATGGATAAACAGCACCGCTTCAGGGAAGGCCCGGTGTAATTCCGGTACGCGGCGGGTCATTGACCCAGTATGCCAATGTTCCAGTACACGGCCTGTTGACAGCCATAAATCATATTCCTGATCCGGGCTTTCCGCTGCGGGTTCGTACGGCAGTGCAAAGATCACTGCCTTACCGTCTGGTTTACCGTAAAAGCGCACGCTTTCCCCCACCTTCACAAAAGGATCGGTACCTTCGCGGTAACGCCACAGCGTCTCTTTACCATCAACCACCGGCCAGCGCAGACCACGCACCTGATGATAGATATCGAACGGTGCCAAATCGTGACCATGGCCGCGCCCAAAACCGGCATACTCCTCAAACAGCCCTTTCTGGATGTAATAACCGAACTCACGCGATTCATCGTTTAGCTGTTCAGCCGGTATCTCGTCTAGCTTGTACTTATTGACTTCACCATTGGCAAACAGGACGTCGTACAACGTTTTGCCACGGTATTCTGGCTTTTTATTGAGTAACTCATCTGGCCAAACCTCTTCCACTTTAAAACGCTTGGAGAATGTCACCAGTTGCCATAAGTCAGATTTAGCCTCGCTTGGTGCCTTCACCTGCTGACGCCAGAACTGAGTACGGCGCTCGGCATTCCCATAAGCACCCTCTTTTTCGACCCACATTGCCGTTGGCAGGATCAGGTCAGCAGACAACGCACTCACCGTGGGATAGGGATCGGAGACCACAATAAAGTTACGAGGATCGCGCCAGCCAGGCATACGATCTTGGTCGATATTTGGGCCAGCCTGCATGTTGTTGTTACACATCACCCAATAAACGTTCAACGTGCCGTCTTTCAACGCACGATCCTGTGCGATCGCATGCAGCCCGACTTTGTCCGGGATAGTACCGGCAGGCAGCTGCCATTTTTGTTCAGCAATCTGGCGATGTTTCTCATTGGTGACTACCATGTCCGCCGGCAGACGGTGTGAGAAAGTTCCCACCTCACGCGTGGTACCGCAGGCGGAAGGCTGTCCAGTGAGAGAAAACGGTCCACTACCAGGTTTAGATATCTTACCGGTCAGCAGATGCAGGTTGTAACACAGGTTATTAGCCCAGACGCCGCGAGTATGCTGATTGAAACCCATGGTCCAGTAAGAGACCACTTTCACTTTGGGATCGGCATACAGTTTTGCCAGCGCTTCCAGTTGATCTTTGGGTACTCCGCTCATTTTTGAGGCTTTTTCCAGCGTGTACTCCGCTACAAACGCTTTGTAGTCTTCAAAACTCATCGGCTCCGAAGCATCGCTGCCTGGATTCTTCGCTGCTTTTTCCAAAGGGTGCGCTGGGCGCAGCCCATAACCAATATCGGTGGCACCTTTGTGGATATTGACGTGTTGTTTGAGAAACGCCTGATCGACCGCATTATTCTGAATAATGTAGTTGGCGATATAATTCATAATCACCAGATCGGTCTGTGGGGTAAACACCATGGCATTATCCGCCAGTTCGAAACTACGGTGTTCAAAGGTAGAAAGTACCGAAACGTTGACCTTATCGTTACCAAGACGGCGATTGGTAATACGCGACCACAGAATAGGGTGCATTTCCGCCATATTGGAGCCCCAAAGCACAAATGCATCGGCGTGCTCGATATCATCATAGCAACCCATCGGCTCATCCATACCAAAGGTACGCATAAAGCCAACCACTGAAGAAGCCATACAATGGCGTGCGTTCGGGTCAATATTGTTCGAACGAAAACCGGCTTTGAACAGCTTGGCAGCAGCATAGCCTTCCCATACCGTCCACTGACCGGAGCCAAACATCCCTACTGACCCAGGGCCTTTCTCCTTCAGTGCCCCTTTGAACTTTTCGGCCATAACATTAAAAGCCTGATCCCAACTAATAGGCGTAAATTCGCCTTCTTTATCGTACTGGCCGTTCTTCATACGCAACATAGGCTGCGTCAGACGATCTTCGCCGTACATGATTTTGGGCAGGAAATAGCCTTTGATGCAGTTGAGGCCACGGTTTACTGGAGATTCAGGATCGCCCTGTGAGGCAACGATACGACCATTCTGCGTACCAACCAGAACACCGCAGCCAGTGCCGCAGAAACGGCAAGGCGCTTTATCCCACTTAATTTCGTCGGCACTGCCGACCACGGCTTGTGCCACCGTTGGGATCGTCAGCCCGGCAGCTGCCGCAGCCGCAGCTATTGCGTTGGCTTTCATGAAGTCTCGACGACTGAGTTTCATGGTGTTACCTCACCTTGCTCATCCTGCTGGTGATAAACCAGCGACACTGCCAGCACACCGTCAAGGTTGCGTACCGACTCAATTTTTTCCAACAGCGCCTGAGAGCGTTCTGCCTGCATAAGCACGACCAGTTTGCCCTGCTGCTGGTCTGAAACCGGAATTTCGGTCTCAGGGATCGCCAACAGCGCTGGAATAAGCGCGGGGAATTTTTCTGACCGGGCCTGGACCATCAACCCACTGACATGCCATTCATTGCTCATTATTCTCACTCCGGGTTATGACTATTGCCATGGTTGGGCAACCGACAACACAAGCACCGCAGCCATTGCATGCTGCCGTATCCAAGGTTGGTTGGGCGATGCCCCCTAAACGAGGGCGGAAACGGATTGCCTGCGTTTCACAGCTATCCTGACAGCTCCGGCATTCTACCCCCTGCAACGCCAGACAAAGGGCGGTAAAGGTCACCACATGCTGCCAGGGTTGATACTGCGGCGGATAAAACAGCTGAACCTCACAGGCATCTGCACACTTTCGGCAAAAAGTACATTCGGCAAGCTGAAAATTGATCTCGGGAAAACCACCACTGCCTGCGATCAACACGCCAGTTTCACAGGCATTAATACAATCCTGACATCGGGTGCAGCCAGCAGTAAAAAGGGAGGGTTCGCACGACCACGGGGGGCGGATTACATCGGAACGATGACGCCATTGTCCGCTGAGCAATCTGCGTCGCGACAATTCGGCCATAGGGTTTTTCCTTAAATGTTAGGAACATATAGGATGTATAAAGTAAAGCGATAATTTTTTATTGTTCTCTGATCACCACGCTGTGTTCCTTCATTATGCGCGAGCGCCGCTGACGCTCAATGGGTGTCAATTGAGGGACACAGTCTAATATGGGTAAATATAAAATAGGCTGAAAACTCGAATAGCGATAATCACTCTTAATAGGTAAATAGTAGGAGAAGTTGCGCCAGATCAACCTCTGGCAGGTTTATAGCCACTTTATTCCGTCCCCTCGTTATTTACGTAACCATATAACGGAGGCTCAACTGTTCGGTTAAGGACTATTTGGAGAAAATCACGGTACATTTCGGTTGCAAACATTATAATTTTGCGTCGAATAAAATCCTGTAAACTGAGTCCGACAACAGAATAAGGAAACATACCTTGCTCGTAAAACGTTCAGTGACCAGCAGTCTGGCGAAAGCA harbors:
- the napD gene encoding chaperone NapD, which encodes MMSNEWHVSGLMVQARSEKFPALIPALLAIPETEIPVSDQQQGKLVVLMQAERSQALLEKIESVRNLDGVLAVSLVYHQQDEQGEVTP
- the napF gene encoding ferredoxin-type protein NapF; amino-acid sequence: MAELSRRRLLSGQWRHRSDVIRPPWSCEPSLFTAGCTRCQDCINACETGVLIAGSGGFPEINFQLAECTFCRKCADACEVQLFYPPQYQPWQHVVTFTALCLALQGVECRSCQDSCETQAIRFRPRLGGIAQPTLDTAACNGCGACVVGCPTMAIVITRSENNEQ